In Gopherus evgoodei ecotype Sinaloan lineage unplaced genomic scaffold, rGopEvg1_v1.p scaffold_31_arrow_ctg1, whole genome shotgun sequence, a single window of DNA contains:
- the NFKBID gene encoding LOW QUALITY PROTEIN: NF-kappa-B inhibitor delta (The sequence of the model RefSeq protein was modified relative to this genomic sequence to represent the inferred CDS: inserted 1 base in 1 codon; substituted 1 base at 1 genomic stop codon), translating to MXPALRSQQMPLTLPRQMSAWSPWGWEGDLGRNLPLAPPXAPYPPWQVDPSCHAAFPDCHYHCSATASSYQPPGPTYDATDSYAPVGTGAFGAGDPYSTMMAATGDLEVPVSAPSLGLFPTSQASAAPWMQPARSTPYADPLELGSFGDPVGVLDPGELARARAEIQSMDPARLLHQDEDGDTILHLLAARGLRHFAQAVAEAFKECGRLEIKEHKGKTPLLVAATANQAELVRDLLALGADANAADHKGQTLLHLAATYGFPNVLMAVVASGVLVNVEARNFEGQTPLHCAVISHNKALQALGVGTLTPERLQEMLACIQTLLHMGADYTSQDIKSSKTVLHLAVQDGNLPLVQFFLQLPGPRQFINMKAHGNTALHMAAALPSPPCQESLVRLLLSRGADPSARNLENEQPAHLLPPGPGGDQLRLLLKSRRPLPGTARRPTQPP from the exons ATGTGACCAGCTCTCAG atCCCAACAGATGCCATTGACCCTTCCCAGACAG ATGAGTGCCTGGAGCccatggggctgggaaggggatcTGGGGAGGAATCTGCCTCTGGCCCCCC TTGCTCCCTACCCACCCTGGCAGGTCGATCCCTCATGCCATGCGGCCTTCCCTGACTGCCACTATCACTGCTCGGCCACGGCCAGCAGCTACCAACCCCCAGGACCCACGTACGATGCAACAGACTCCTACGCCCCCGTGGGAACCGGGGCGTTTGGAGCAGGGGATCCCTACAGCACCATGATGGCAGCCACGGGGGACTTGGAG GTCCCTGTGTCAGCCCCCTCACTGGGCCTGTTCCCAACTTCGCAGGCATCTGCTGCCCCCTGGATGCAGCCTGCCCGGAGCACCCCCTATGCTGATCCCCTAGAGCTGGGTAGCTTCGGGGACCCAGTTGGGGTGCTGGATCCCGGGGAGCTGGCTAGGGCCCGAGCCGAGATCCAGAGCATGGACCCAGCGCGGCTGCTGCATCAGGATGAAGATGGGGACAC GATCCTACACCTGCTGGCTGCCCGGGGGCTACGTCACTTTGCCCAGGCGGTGGCTGAGGCCTTCAAGGAGTGCGGGCGGCTGGAGATCAAGGAGCACAAGGGCAAG ACCCCGCTGCTGGTGGCTGCCACGGCCAACCAGGCCGAGCTGGTGCGGGACCTGCTGGCGCTGGGAGCCGATGCCAATGCCGCTGACCACAAGGGCCAGACTCTGCTGCACCTGGCAGCCACCTACGGGTTCCCCAACGTCCTCATG GCTGTGGTGGCATCTGGGGTCCTTGTCAATGTGGAGGCCAGGAACTTTGAAG GGCAGACCCCTCTGCACTGTGCAGTGATCTCCCACAACAAGGCCTTGCAGGCGCTGGGCGTtgggaccctgaccccagagcGGCTGCAGGAGATGCTGGCCTGCATTCAGACCCTGCTGCACATGGGGGCAGATTACACCAGCCAG GACATAAAGAGCAGCAAGACAGTTCTGCACCTGGCTGTGCAGGATGGGAACCTGCCGCTGGTTCAGTTCTTCCTGCAGCTGCCCGGGCCCCGGCAATTCATCAACATGAAG gccCACGGGAACACAGCTCTGCACATGGCTGCAGCCCTGCCGAGCCCCCCTTGCCAGGAGAGCCTTGTGCGGCTGCTACTGAGCCGGGGGGCTGACCCCAGTGCCCGCAACCTGGAGAATGAGCAGCCGGCCCATCTGCTGCCCCCTGGGCCCGGGGGAGACCAG CTGCGCCTCTTGTTGAAGAGCCGGCGCCCGCTCCCTGGCACTGCCCGCCGTCCCACCCAGCCCCCCTAG